One Manduca sexta isolate Smith_Timp_Sample1 chromosome 28, JHU_Msex_v1.0, whole genome shotgun sequence DNA window includes the following coding sequences:
- the LOC115445554 gene encoding esterase FE4, whose protein sequence is MLGLLVFGCSVLLLAQVQGETESRVVQLAQGYVRGYKERDFNVFAFYDIPYATVSKRYQAPTGPPEWRGTFEAVRRRVLCPQLPLYPTQNTIMMEDCLVTNVIVPNTEKRNLPVLITVHGGAFQQGAGADEMFRTLVQEKNIISVNFNYRIGVLGFLCLGTKDAPGNAGLKDQLALLRWVQQNIASFGGNPDDITINGCSAGSASVDILTLSNTTRGLFKRAISDSGAHLGVFAVQINPIENAKISARMLNFDNVNNLTALEEFYKTASIDLLTSRSFANNKDSGVLFSPCVERDLGEEAIITEAPYNILKRSDYVRYPTIYGFTDMEGTIRLSMFDNWRNAMNEKFSDFLPGDLKFESEEQKDRVAKGIKEFYFGNKPITEDTILEYVDYYTDVVFAYPMLRSVKTHAEAGNFTFYLHEYSFVDRNSWPVPFTNVTGANHCDQAMAVMDEDESNITDEYRNMKRIMRELWGNFITKGVPVVENTKLPLWPPTNGNRTPHLSLGPTVELKGTLLEARARFWDDIYEKYYHGPIPPTTDSASTLQSICLIYLLIMCYLLL, encoded by the exons ATGTTGGGTTTGTTGGTGTTTGGTTGCTCAGTCCTTCTGTTGGCTCAAGTACAGGGCGAAACCGAATCCAGGGTGGTTCAGTTGGCTCAAGGCTATGTACGTGGTTATAAAGAGCGAGATTTCAACGTTTTCGCTTTCTACGATATTCCTTATGCCACAGTATCTAAAAGATACCAG gCTCCCACCGGCCCGCCAGAGTGGAGAGGGACATTCGAGGCAGTGAGACGAAGGGTGCTATGCCCTCAATTGCCTTTATACCCGACACAAAACACTATTATGATGGAAGATTGTCTCGTTACAAATGTCATTGTCCCAAATACTGAAAAAAGAAATCTCCCAGTATTAATCACTGTTCATGGAGGTGCCTTTCAACAGGGTGCGGGTGCTGATGAAATGTTTAGAACTTTAGTgcaagaaaaaaacataatatcagtAAACTTTAACTATCGTATTGGTGTCTTGGGATTCCTTTGTTTGGGTACCAAGGATGCTCCAGGAAACGCTGGACTCAAAGATCAACTAGCGCTTTTACGTTGGGTGCAACAAAACATCGCAAGTTTTGGTGGCAACCCTGATGATATCACTATAAATGGTTGCAGCGCTGGTTCAGCCTCAGTAGATATCTTAACATTGTCAAATACGACGAGAGGACTTTTCAAAAGAGCGATATCTGATAGCGGTGCGCATCTCGGAGTTTTTGCTGTTCAAATAAATCCTATTGAAAATGCTAAAATATCGGCTAGGATGTTGAATTTCGATAATGTAAATAATCTGACAGCTTtagaagaattttataaaactgccTCAATAGATCTATTAACATCCAGATCATTTGCAAACAACAAAGATTCTGGAGTCTTATTTTCACCGTGTGTAGAAAGAGATTTGGGTGAAGAAGCCATTATTACAGAGGctccatataatattttaaaaagaagcGATTATGTTAGATATCCCACAATTTATGGTTTTACTGACATGGAAGGTACTATACGGCTATCGATGTTTGACAATTGGAGGAACGCCATGAATGAAAAGTTCTCAGATTTTCTTCCAGGTGATCTGAAATTTGAAAGTGAAGAGCAAAAAGATAGGGTTGCGAAAggaattaaagaattttatttcggTAACAAACCGATAACCGAAGATACTATTTTAGAATATGTCGACTATTATACTGATGTGGTTTTCGCATATCCCATGTTGAGATCGGTAAAAACCCATGCCGAAGCaggaaattttacattttatttacatgagTATTCGTTTGTGGATAGGAATAGTTGGCCTGTTCCTTTTACTAATGTAACCGGAGCTAATCATTGTGATCAGGCTATGGCCGTAATGGATGAGGATGAAAGCAATATCACAGATGAATACAGAAATATGAAAAGAATAATGAGAGAATTATGGGGCAACTTCATAACGAAagg GGTACCTGTGGTGGAGAATACTAAGTTACCTTTATGGCCTCCCACGAACGGTAACAGAACCCCTCACTTGTCTTTGGGGCCCACAGTGGAGTTAAAGGGCACGCTGTTGGAGGCGCGGGCTCGGTTTTGGGacgatatttatgaaaaatattatcacggGCCGATACCACCAACCACTGATTCTGCTTCAACGCTCCaaagtatttgtttaatatatttattaataatgtgttatttactattatga
- the LOC119191067 gene encoding uncharacterized protein LOC119191067, giving the protein MPKVRVRSTSKLLDLSAVSESAQVVISSPTSQDKESSDPTSNVQFSDFIKLPEKTTVAKEKQRRKKQHATVLTSTPLKKDLIEKENKKITKIQKEQEKEKKKWKGKGQGKKTKVQKGEGPQRAKRQVLQDSNDTSVSDTNTNDLCQDDENDDAEDAGNRCLICCEFGRNNEMWYRCTTCGLWAHAECAGWDSAEGYVCDMC; this is encoded by the coding sequence ATGCCGAAAGTACGAGTAAGGAGCACATCAAAACTATTAGATTTATCAGCTGTAAGTGAATCAGCGCAAGTAGTTATCTCTTCCCCGACATCACAAGACAAAGAGTCGTCTGATCCTACGTCAAATGTTCAATTTtccgattttataaaattaccagAGAAAACAACTGTGGCTAAAGAGAAACAGCGTCGAAAGAAGCAGCATGCTACTGTATTAACCTCAACTCCACTGAAGAAAGATTTGAtagaaaaggaaaataaaaagataacaaaaatacagaAAGAgcaagagaaagaaaaaaagaaatggaAAGGTAAGGGTCAGGGGAAGAAGACTAAGGTGCAGAAGGGTGAGGGTCCCCAAAGGGCAAAGAGACAGGTTCTTCAAGATTCAAACGATACATCAGTCTCAGACACTAACACTAACGACTTGTGCCAGGATGACGAAAATGATGATGCAGAAGACGCAGGAAATAGATGCTTGATATGCTGTGAATTTGGACGAAACAATGAGATGTGGTACCGCTGTACCACATGTGGATTGTGGGCACACGCAGAATGCGCTGGATGGGATTCTGCCGAAGGGTACGTCTGCGATATGTGTTAG